In the genome of Pseudomonas lalucatii, the window TTTTGCGGCTGACAGGTGGAACAGCTGGAACATGGATGGCCTCGGCTGAAAGGACGACGAACGTTGGCCCACCCTAGCGCGGCCAACGCCTTCACAATGCGCGGACTGTCGCCTGCGCGACACCTGCGCCGCAGACTAGCAACAACAGCCGGGGTAAGACCATCGGCAACGCGCGCCCCGGTTCACCCGGACACGGCAAAAGCCGGGCCGCCCACCTGGGGTGGGGAGCCCGGCTGCGCACCCGCGGCCCGCTATCAGGCGTTGGGCGCCAGGCGGCCGAAGGCGCTGTCCAGGGCGGCGATGATGGTGTCCAGCTCGGCCTGGGTGGCGATCAGCGCGGGGCTGAAGCACAGGGTGTTGTTGTACTGCTCGAAGCTGCGGTTGGTGCGGCCGATGATCACCCCCTGGCGCATGCAGTCGGCGGCGATGGCCATCGGCAGGCTCTCGGCCACCGGCTCCTTGGTCGTGCGGTCCTTGACCAGTTCCAGGCCGCAGAACAGCCCCTTGCCGCGCACGTCGCCGATCACCTGGTACTTGTCCTGCAGCTCGCGCAGGCGGCCCAGGAAGTATTCGCCCATCTGGGTGACGTTCTCCAGCAGGCCTTCCTCCTCGATGATGCGCATGTTCTCCAGCGCCGCCGCCGGGCCCGCGGTGCAGCCGCCGAAGGTGCTGATGTCACGGAAGTAGCCCATGCGGTCGTCGGCCTCGCCCTTGAACGCCTCGAACACCGCCTCGGTGGTCACGGTGCAGGAGATCGCCGCATAGCCGCTGGCCACGCCCTTGGCCATGGTGACTATGTCCGGCTGGATGCCGTAGTGCTGATAGCCGAACCACTTGCCGGTACGGCCCAGGCCGCAGACCACCTCGTCGATGTGCAGGAGGATGTCGTACTTCTTGCAGAGCGCCTGGATGGTTTCCCAGTAGCCGGCCGGCGGGGTGATCACCCCGCCGCCGGCGGTGATCGGCTCCAGCACCACGGCGCCGACGGTGTCCGGCCCCTCGGCGAGGATCACCTTCTCCATCTCCAGGGCGGCGCGCACGCCGTAGTCGGCCACCGCGCCGAACTGCGAGCGGTATTCGCAGCAGTGCGGGAACTCGACGAAGCCCGGGGTGAAGGGGCCGTACTGGTTCTTGCGCTCGAACTGGCCGGTGGAGCTCAGGGCGGTGATGGTGGTGCCGTGGTAGTCACGCTCGCGGAACAGAATCTTGTGCTTCTTGCCGCCGTACTTCTTGTGGGCGATCTGCCGCACGATCTTGTAGGCCTTCTCGTTGGCCTCGGAACCGGAGTTGGAGTAGTAGACCCGGCTCAGGCCCGGCATCTTCTCGATCAGCTTCTTGGCGAACAGCGCGCCGGGGATGTTGCCGGCGGTGTTGGCGAAGTAGTTCAT includes:
- a CDS encoding aspartate aminotransferase family protein — encoded protein: MNSTAHEYDAAEALASDRAHVWHHLSQHKPLEQNDPLMIVKGKGMRVWDAKGNEYLDAVSGAVWTVNVGYGRESIADAVREQLVTMNYFANTAGNIPGALFAKKLIEKMPGLSRVYYSNSGSEANEKAYKIVRQIAHKKYGGKKHKILFRERDYHGTTITALSSTGQFERKNQYGPFTPGFVEFPHCCEYRSQFGAVADYGVRAALEMEKVILAEGPDTVGAVVLEPITAGGGVITPPAGYWETIQALCKKYDILLHIDEVVCGLGRTGKWFGYQHYGIQPDIVTMAKGVASGYAAISCTVTTEAVFEAFKGEADDRMGYFRDISTFGGCTAGPAAALENMRIIEEEGLLENVTQMGEYFLGRLRELQDKYQVIGDVRGKGLFCGLELVKDRTTKEPVAESLPMAIAADCMRQGVIIGRTNRSFEQYNNTLCFSPALIATQAELDTIIAALDSAFGRLAPNA